One Triticum dicoccoides isolate Atlit2015 ecotype Zavitan chromosome 4B, WEW_v2.0, whole genome shotgun sequence genomic window carries:
- the LOC119295868 gene encoding uncharacterized protein LOC119295868 isoform X1 — protein MADLRHHQGPQWSCLRVSFLRPLLLCPCPRHAMGLPTLALASRKGEEGRSNLPYTKQEEGGRGRRGARSSNLTEMAAPSSQGSTSWWSDVRVHLAFLLQLSVSRATPQDSTVLYAGRRRATNCQAIDACADPDQRSTATQDPKLLDNFEDAEADTKV, from the exons ATGGCAGATTTGCGTCATCATCAAGGTCCTCAATGGAGTTGCTTGCGTGTCAGCTTCCTCCGTCCTCTTCTGCTCTGCCCTTGCCCACGCCATGCCATGGGGCTTCCTACCCTAGCGCTAGCTAGCAGGAAGGGGGAAGAAGGGCGATCTAATCTACCCTATACAAAACAGGAGGAAGGAGGAAGAGGCCGCCGTGGAGCGAGGTCTTCGAATCTGACGGAGATGGCTGCCCCATCCTCCCAAG GTTCCACTTCTTGGTGGAGTGATGTGCGCGTGCACTTGGCATTTCTTCTACAACTCAGTGTCTCTCGAG CTACACCGCAGGACTCAACCGTACTGTATGCCGGGCGTCGTCGTGCTACTAACTGCCAGGCCATCGACGCCTGCGCCGACCCCGACCAAAGATCCACCGCCACCCAGGACCCCAAGCTGCTGGACAACTTCGAAGACGCCGAAGCCGACACCAAAGTTTAA